The window GGACCGCAGCGTGGCCACGGGGTGCCGGCACACCAAGCAGTTCGTCCGCACCGGTCTCGAACGCGGCCTCGCCCTCGTACGGGCCCGCACCGAATCCGGCGCCGGATCTCAGGCGTTCGGCGCCGCCCGCTTCCTCGCCGTCCAGCACGCACAGTGCCCCGGCCCGTGCGCGCTGCACGTCCTCGGAGAGGAGATCGTGGCCGCCGCCGTCGCCGTGGGCGTCCCCGAGGGCTACGCCCGTCGCGCGGTCGCCAATGGCCTTGAGACGGCCGTAGGGCATGCGGCATGAACAAAGCACTCCGAACCCCCATGAACAGCCCTCAGAGCGCCATACAGCTCCCGACGCGGCCGACCGTGGGCGAAGCGAAGGTCGCCGCCCGCAAGGGCGTCCCTCTTGCTGTTCGTTCTGACCCGAGCAGGGACGACGGGCGCCGTCCCGTGGCCTGGCTCCGCATCACCGCGCCGCCGTCCTGGGGCGTCACCCCGTCCGCCCGCTCCTGGTGCACCTGCGGTTACGAGCGCCGTGCCATCGGCCGCGCCGCGGTCCTGCAACTGGTCGCCGCTCACAGTGAACACCGCAACGCATGCCCGCTGTTGAACCCCGTTTCGGAAGGCAGGGCCGCCGCATGACGACCCACGACGCGAACGCGGATCTGTGGGAAGGGTTCGATCACATCGAACCCGAGCAGATCACCGGCCCCGCCTGGGACGAACCCGTTCCCCTCCGGGCCCGCCCACCTCTCCCCGGCTTCCCCGTGGACGTCCTGCCCGACTGGTTGGGCGCCATGGTGCGCGGTGTCGCCGAGGAGACCCAAACCCCGGCGGACCTGGCCGGATGCCTGGCCCTGGCGGTCCTCGCGACCGCTGCTGGCGGGCGGGTCAAGGTGTGCGTACGCGGGCACTGGCGTGAGCCCGTGAACATCTACACCGCCGTCGCTCTGCCCCCCGGAAACCGTAAGTCCGCCGTATTCGACCTCATGGTGAAACCGCTGCTCGATGCGGAGAAGGCCCTGATCGAACTCTCCGGACCCGTAAGGGCGGAGGCCGAGACCCTGGCACGGCTGGCCAAGTCCGCGGCCGAGAAAGCCCAGGGAAAGGCGGCCGGTGCGGAGCCCGAGCACCGCGACACCCTGACCGCCGAAGCCGTCCAACTGGCCCAGGACGCCGACAAGATGCGGATCCCTGCCGAACCGCAGCTCGTGGCGGACGACGTGACGCCGGAGAACGTCGGGACGCTCCTGGATGAGCAGGGCGGGCGGATCTCCTGCCTGAGCGCCGAGGGGGAGCTGTTCGACATCATCGCCGGCCGCTACACGGGCAAGCCCAACATGGGGATGTTCCTCAAGGGCCATGCGGGGGACATGCTCAGGGTCAACCGGCAGGGCCGCAGTGCCCAGCACGTCGACTCACCGGCGGTCACGATCGGTCTGGCGGTGCAGCCGGAAGTTCTGGACGCGCTCAGCCGCATCGACGGAGCCGACGGGCGCGGGCTCCTCGCCCGCTTCCTCTATTCCAAGCCCTTGTCCCTGGTCGGCTCCCGCAACCTGACCCCCGCCCTGCTGGACGAGCAGGTCGCCGCCACCTACGCCAAGCGCCTGGCGGGCCTGACCCTCGCCCTGGCGGACTGGACAGACACCGCCCTCGTCCAGCTCACCCCCGAAGCCGACGCGGTCCTGCTGGCCTTCCAGAAGGTCACCGAGTCGCGTCTCGGTCCGGACGGGAGTTTCGCGCCGATCGTGAAATGGGCGTCCAAGCGGGACGGCGCCGTGGCCCGCATCGCCGGGCTTCTCCACCTCGCCACTCACCCCGAGGACGGCTGGCACAAGCCCATTGAGGCGTCCACCATGGCCGCCGCCACGGAACTGGGCGACTACTTCACCGCGCACGCCCTGGACGTGTTCAGCGTCATGAGCGCCGACCCCGCCCACGAATCCGCAGTGACCGTCCTCGCACAGCTCGTCTCCAGCAACCCCACGCAGTTCACCAAACGCGAGCTGTTCCGGATGCTCCGCCGGGCCGACTTCCCCGCCATCGGCGACCTGGACCCCGCCCTCGCCCTGCTCGAAGAACACGGCTGGATCCGCCAGCAGCCACCGCCCCCGCGCACCGGCCGAGGCGGCCGGCCGCCCTCCCCGCGCTACGAGACCCACCCGCGCATCACCCGCGGAGCCTGACACAACCCCCAGAACGCCGACAGAACTGACACTACCCCCCGCGCAAGCCGTTGACCTGCACGAACGGTCGTGATCGCAGTTTTGACAGAACCCAATTAAAACTCGACAGAACTCCCGACACCACCGCCGGGAGTCCTGTGACAGAACCTCCCCGGCGGGGTTCTGTCAGCAATTAATTCAGTTCTGTCAAAGATCCAGAACACGCCAAAGATGCAGGTCAACGGCCTGCTGGCGAGGTTCTGTCAGTTCTGTCAGCGGATCCCGCTTCCTCGTGAGGAGTCATCGCCACATGAGCACTGCTCCGCGACTGGAACCCCCGGTCCTTCCTCCTGTCTACCTCCCGAGTGACATAGCCAAGGCCCTCCACTGCTCGGAGTGGTGGGTGAAGGAGCAAGCCCGCAAGGGACGCATTCCCTTCACCAAGCTCGCAGGGAGCTACCGGTTCACGGCCGAGCACTTCGCCGAGATCATGCGCATCTTTGAGAGCCGTCCTACCGAAGGGCATGACGTTCCCGCGCCAGCAAAGCAAGCACCCCGGCGCAGGACCATCACAACGGTGGCGTCCGTCCCCTCCCTGAAGGCAAGGACCCCGCGCAGGGCGCGAGGCGCCCGACCGCAGTCCAACGCAGCCTGATCCCGTGTGCCGCTCGGCTCTCCAGCCGGGCGGCACACCCGTTCATAGGAGAACAAGGTGGGTTATGCCGAGAGCCTCGGCAGCTACTGGCGCGGCCGGTACAAGCTCGCGCCGGGCAAGTACGCCACTGTCCGCGATGCCGATGGCGATGCCATCCGCTTCCGGACCAAGGCCGCGGCAAAGAAGGCAGCAGACGCCGAGGAAGCGAAGCTGTTGGCCGGAACGAAGAAGGCGCCTCGTGAGCGGATCACCTTCGGTGCCTACGTCAATCGCTGGTATGCCGCACAAGACTTGGCGGCATCCACCATGCAGAACTACCGGCGCCACATCGAAGAGCACTTGCTCCCCGCATTCGAGGACTTCGCCATTGCCGACATCCTGAGCACCGACATTGCCGCTTGGGAGAAGCGCGAACGCGCGGTGCCCTATGCGGCATCCAGCGTCAAGACGTGGCGGGCGACGCTGCACCTGATCCTCGCCGACGCTGTTGACGAGGGGCTGCGCGACTCCAATCCGGCAACCAAGCGCCGCGGACGAGGGAAGCGTGCTGGCCGCTCACGTAACCGGGGCCCGGAGAAGGCAGTTACGACCGCACTCGGCATCCTGCTGCTCGCCGAGAGAATGGCGCTGCTGTCCGGCCGTGACGACGAGTTCGTTGCTGGCATCCTCAAGGGCTACAGCGGAATGCGCTGGGGCGAGATCGTCGGCCTTGAGCCAGAGTTCGTCCGACCGAAGAGCATCCGCGTGGAGTGGCAGCTCTACGAACTGGACACAGGAGAACTGCACCGCTGCCCGCCCAAGGACGACTCCTACCGCGACATCGACACCCCGGGTTTCCTCGCCTCGCTGCTGGCCAGCCACGTGGCCCGGACGAGACCGAAGCCTTGCGAATGCCATGGACTGGCCTACGTCTTCCGCGGCCATGGAACCGCCAACGGGTCCGTGAGCCGCCCCGGTGCGAAGCTAGTCGACGTGGCGCGCCGCTGCGGCGTATCGACCGGCACCGTCTCCAACGCCCTCAACCGCCCTGATGCCGTGGCGGAGCCGACTCGGCTGAAGGTGCTGGAAGCCGTCAGTGATCTCGGGTACATCCGTAACGCCGCATCGGGGGAGTTGGCTGCTCACTGGCGGCGCTCCGGTTTCGCCACGTGGCTCTTTCGGCCGGCCGCGACGGGGCGGTATCCCGGGCGAGGCAGTCAGGAGGAGCGGCCGGTGCCTGTCGTTGCTGAGCCGTGGCCTGGCATCCCGGCCCGCGGGCGAGGAGCCGCCACTAGGGCTGAGGTGTGCTGGGTGCCGATCGCGCCGGGGCTTACTCCGCACGGCTTGCGCCACACTCACAAGACCCTGATGAGGGAAGTGGGGACCCCGCCAAAGCTCATGGATGAGCGCATGGGGCATGAGGACGGCTCCGTCCAGTCGCGCTATGACCACATCACGCCAGGGATGCGGCAGGCGCTGATGACCGCACTCACCGGGATGTGGGAGGAAGCGTTGGACGCGCGCCGGACCATGAGTCTCGGCTCGCCGGTGACCGCTCTGGATGCGCTGCTAAAAGCTCGCTAGCAGCGCGCTGATCTGGAGGCAGATTCCAAGATCTTCTCCAGGATTTCTCCAGAGAGTCCCTGGAGAACGAGGCAGGCCCGGTGCTGATCTCTCAGCACCGGGCCTGACCTGGTGTTTCACTGTCGGGGTGGCGGGATTTGAACCCACGACCTCTTCGTCCCGAACGAAGCGCGCTGCCAAGCTGCGCTACACCCCGATTGTCACTGCTTGTCGCGGCGACGTCGTTTACTTTAGCCCACCGGGGGCGGGAGACGAAATCCGGTTTTCGGGGCGTCGGTCGGGGCGGTCGGGGCGGCCCCTGCGGGGGTGTACGGGGTCGGGGCGGAGGTGGTCGACGACGATGAGGAGAAGGGCGAGGGCGTAGAAGGCGAGGCCCAGGAGCAGGGCGTTGCCGAGGACGCTCTTGTAGCCGTGGCGGTCGACGTCCAGGAAGGGGTAGAGGTACGGGGCCGGCCAGTCGGGGGTCACCAGGGCGGCTCGGCCGAGCGTGAACGCCAGGAACCCCAGCGGGTAGAGCAGCCAGGCCGCCGCAAGGCTGAGGCGGGGCGGCGCCGGGCGGGTCAGGAACAGCCAGTCCACCACCACCGCGAGCGGGATCGCGGTGTGGAAGGCGACGTCCGTCAACGCGAGCCATCCGGTGGGGGCGGCCGGGGCGCCCGTCGACGTCATCGTCATGGAGAAGGCCGTCGCGTCCCGCGTCAGGACCAGATGGTGGACCAGCGCCGTGATCACTGCGTAGAGAACCGTGCCGACCGTCATCCAGGACGGCAGGGGGCGGCGGGCGGACCACGCGCCGCGGGCCGAAGCGGCGAAGACCAGCGCCACCAGGGCCGTGCTCTGGACAGCGAAGTGGCTGAACGCCCGCAGAGGGCTGCCCAGCGTCATCTCGATCACCACGGCGGCTGTCGCTGCCAGCGCGACCAGGGCGCGGTACACCGCCGCCGGCCGGCGGCGTGTCGGCGTCACCACCGCCGTCGCGGGCACGACGGATTTCACCGGTGCGGGGATGCCCGAGATCGCGGGCAGGTCGGGGATGTCCCTGGGTATCGGTGAGGTCATGCGATCACGCTAGGGCGCCCGGACGAAACGGGCCATTCGTGATGATCCGTACGAGGTGACGCCCACCAGCAATTTCGCCGCCGGGCCGCCGGGCCGCATCGCCTCCCGTGCCGGCCCACGCCCCGCCCGGGCGGCCTCGCGGGCAGCCCCGGCAGTCCTGCCCGCGACTCCCCTTACCCCCCTTACCCCTTCCGTGCCACCAGCGTCAGCAGTGAAGCCTCCGGCGGGCACGCGAACCTCACCGGGGTGTAGCGACTCGTGCCACAGCCGGCCGAGACGTGCAGGTACGCCGTGCGGCCGTCCGCCGTGTGGGTGGAGAGGCCCTTCACGCGGTCCGTGTCGAGGTCGCAGTTGGTGACGAGGGCGCCGTAGAAGGGGATGCAGAGCTGGCCGCCGTGCGTGTGGCCGGCGAGGACGAGGGGGTAGCCGTCGGCGGTGAAGGCGTCGAGGGCGCGGAGATAGGGAGCGTGGACGACGGCCAGGGAGAGATCGGCGGAGTCGGACGGGCCGCCCGCCACCCGGGCGTAGCGGTCCCGCTTGATGTGCGGGTCGTCGAGGCCGGTCAGCTCGACCGACATGCCCTCGATCTTCAGCGTGCCGCGGGTGTTGGTGAGGTTGAGCCAGCCCGCCCCGTCGAAGCCGTCCCGCAGGTCCTCCCACGGGTTGTGGACGGCGCCGACCACCGGCTTGTTGCCGTTCAGCCCGTGGCGGCCCTGGACCTTCTCCAGCAGGTAGCGGGCGGGGTTGCGCAGCGTCGGGCCGTAGTAGTCGTTCGAGCCGAAGACGTACGCGCCCGGCAACTCCATCAAGGGGCCCAGCGCGTCCAGCACCTCGGGGACGCCCTCGGGGTCGGAGAGGTTGTCGCCGGTGTTGATCACGAAATCCGGACGCAGCCCGGCCAGGGAACGCAACCAGCGCTGCTTCTTGCGCTGTCCGCTCACCATGTGGATGTCGGAGACCTGGAGTATGCGCAGCGGTCGCATGCCTGGTGGCAGCACCGGCACCGTCACCCGCCGCAGTCGGAAGGAGCGGGCCTCGATGCCCGCCGCATACACCACACCGGCGGCACCGACCGCCGCGATCCCCAGAGGTACTCCGTATCGCGCTTGCATGTGTCCATCGTGTCAGACCCCGCCGAACCCGAGCGCACGCCTGTGGACAACCGCCGACCACCCGCAACCGATCGTCAAGTCCCCCTGTGGACAACCCACTCCGGACTGTCCACCGACCAGCTCCCGACCGGCAGCCGACCCGCTCCCGCCCCGTAACCGGACTGCAGCCGGCCCGCACCCCGACCAGCAGCCCACCCGCACCCGGCCACGGCCTCACCACGGTCCGACCCCGCCCGCCCTCCACACCCCGCACACCCGCCCCCACCGATCCGTCCCACGGGTCCGCACACACCAGCGAAATCAAGGCGCGCTCCCCACATCACACCTGCGACAATCGGCCCCATGACCACGCTCAAGTCGAAGCTGCAGGAAGACCTCAACGCCGCCATCAGGGAGCGCGACGAGCTCCGCTCCTCGACGCTCCGGCTGACCCTCACCGCGATCACCAAGGAAGAGGTCGCGGGCAAGGAGAAGCGCGAGCTGTCCGACGACGAGGTGCTCAAGGTGATCACCAAGGAGGCGAAGAAGCGCCGCGAGGCCGCGGACGCCTTCGCCCAGGGCGGTCGCCCCGAGTCGGCCGAGCGGGAGAAGGCGGAAGGCGCGTTTCTCGCCGAGTACCTGCCCAAGCAGCTGTCCGACGAGGAGCTGAAGCAGATCGTCGTCCAGGCCGTCGAGGAGGCCCGGGCCGCCGGTGCCGAGGGCCCGCGCGCGATGGGCCAGGTCATGAAGATCGTCAACCCGAAGGTGGCCGGACTCGCCGAGGGCGGCCGGGTCGCCGCCATCGTCAAGCAGCAGCTCATGGGCGCCTGAGCAGCCCTCCGGACCCGGCTCCCGCTCCCGCGGCAGCCCTCCGGACCCGGCTCCCGCTCCCGCGCGCCGCAGCACAGCAACAACGGCGGTGGGGCGCCCCTTCTCAAGGGGCGCCCCACCGCCGTATTCATGTCAGGTCGCCGGTGACGTCACGCTCGCCGCCACCGCGGCTCGTCAGCCGAAGCCGCCGCCATTGCCGTTCCCGTTGTTCCCGCCGTTCGTCTGCCCCTGGATCCAGTTCTCCGGGATGCTGAACTCCGGGGTCGGGAACCTGGTGTCTCCGTCGATGCCACCGATGAAGCCGCCGCCGTCGCCGCGGTCGTCACCGTTGCCGTTGTCGTCGTTGCCACCGTTGCCGTTCCCGCGGCCGTCGTTGTCGCTGTCGTTGTCGTCGTCCTGCTCGCGGGGCCGGTCCTCGGGGAGGTAGACCTTGTTGAAGTCGGGACGGGGCTTGCCCTCCAGCGCACCGGACATCATGTCGCGCCAGATCGGGCCGGGGACCTTTCCGCCGAAGACCTTGCCGTAGCCCACGCCGCCGATGGTGATGTTCACCATCTGGCGCTCGTGCGCGGGGTCGCCCACCCAGACGGCGCCGGCCATGTTCGGGGTGTAGCCCACGAACCAGGCCGCGTAACGGCCGTCCGTCGTACCGGTCTTACCGGCGCTGGGACGGCTGGGGCCGAGGCCGGCCTCCGTACCCGTACCGTCCTCGACCACGCCCTTGAGCAGGGCGCTGATGGTGTCGGCGGTGTTCTCGGACATGGCGCGCGAGCACGTCGACTTCGGGACCTCCAGCGACTTCGACTTGTCGCCGACCCGCTGGGTGATGGACTCGATGGCGACCGGCGTGCAGTACATACCGCGCGCGGCGAAGGTCGCGTACGCGTTCGCCATGGTCAGCGGGGACATCTCCTGCGTGCCGAGAGCTATCGACGGCGCCTGGTCGATCTTGCGGCCGTCGGCCCGCTCGACGCCCATCTTCTTGGCCATCTTCGTCACCGGGCAGATGCCGATGTCCGCGATCATCTGCACGAAGTAGGTGTTGACCGACAGTGCGGTCGCCTTCCGCAGGGAGTACGGGCCGACCTCGCTCGCGCTCTCGTTCTCGAGCTCCGCGGCGCTGCTGCCGGTTCCGTTGCGCCAGCTGCCGCCGCCGCAGACGGAGATCGGGCTCGGGTAGGCCATCTTGTACGGCGCGGAGTAGACCTTCCCCGGGGACATGCCGCCTTCGAGGGCCGCCGCGGCGACGATCGGCTTGAACGTCGAACCCGGCTGGTAGCCCGCTCCGCCGCCCATGGACTCGTTCACCGAGAGGTTTATCGACGTCTCGTTCTTCTTGGTGTCGAGACCGTACGGCCTCGACTGCCCCATGGCGAGGATCTTGCCGGTGCCGGGCTCCACGATGGTGGCGGCCGTGGCGACCTCGTCCTTCTGGTAGACGTGCCGCTTGACGGAAGCCTGGACCGACTTCTGGGCCTTCGGGTCCATCGTCGTCCGGATCGTCAGGCCGCCCTGGTTCCAGATCTTGGCCCGGTCCTCCTTGGACTTGCCGAAGATCGGGGTGTTCAGGAACACCTCACGCACGTAGTCGCAGAAGAAACCAGCGCCCTTGACCGCCGTGATGCAGCCGTTCTTCGGCTTCCTGATGTCGAGGCCGAGCGGCTTCTTGGCGGCCTTGTCCGCCTCCGCCTGCGAGATGTCGCCGAGATCGGCCATGCGCTGCAGCACGGTGTTGCGCCGCTTGGTGGCTTCCTGTGGGTCGTTCACCGGGTCGTACCGGCTGGGCGACTGCACGATTCCGGCGAGGAGCGCGGCCTCCTCCACATCCAGGTCCTTGGCGGACTTGGAGAAGTAACGCTGGGACGCGGCCTCGACGCCGTACGCCTGCTGGCCGAAGAACGTGATGTTCAGGTAGTTCTCGAGGATCTTCTTCTTGCCGAGTTCCTCTTCGAGCTGGATCGCTTTCTTCAGCTCGTTGATCTTCCGGCCGAGGGTCTGCTGGGTGGCCTGGGCGACCAGCGTCGGGTCGTCGCCGGCCTCCTCCACCGCCACGTTCTTCACCAGTTGCTGCGTCAGCGTGGACGCGCCCTGGGCGACCCCGCCCTCCCGCGCGTTCCGGTTGAGCGCGCGCAGAACGCCCTTCAGGTCGATCGCGCCGTGCTGGTAGAACCGGGCGTCCTCGATGGCGATGATCGCCTGCTGCATGTAGGGCGAGATCTCCTTGAGATCGACCACCGTACGGTCGCGGCTGTACACCGTGGCGATCAAGTCGCCCTTGCTGTCGAGGATCGTGGTGCGCTGGCTCAGCGGTGGCTGCTTGAGGTTGGCGGGGAGCTCGTCGAACCCCTCGACGGAACCCTTGGCCGCCAGCCCCAGGGCGCCGACCGCGGGCAGGGCGATGCCCGCCATGACGGCACCGGCGAGCACGCTGACACCTAGGAACTTGGCGGCCTGCTGTGTGGGGGACAGACCACCACCCGAGCGCTTGTTTGGCATGAGGGCAGCCTAATCCGTAGCGAGGACCGTTCCGAAGGAGCAGGTGGGTCCAGAGGGGTACGGGTGCCGGATCGTGACATCCGGTGTCCGCGCGACGGGCGCATGCGCGCGCTGACGCCTCCCGAAATCGGGCGCGCCACGAGAAGCCCGGCACGAGAAGCCCGGCACGAGAACCCCGGCACGAAACCGACGCGAAAGTCGGGCACGAAACCGACGCGAAAGCCGGGAGAACATGAACGGTTGTCTACGTTCCCATTCGCCGGACACGCGCGCAGGCGTTGGCCTAAGCTGCTCTCAACTGTCACAGCCGTAGGGCCCTTGTATCAAGTACGTCCAGCGAGCCCGAATCGTTCTGACGTTCTTCCGATTTTTTTCGGGTGCCGTGTCCGAATACGCCTCGTGTGTCATTCGGTGTCCGTTGTGACGCATGTCAACCGTCCCGATCTGCCGGGATAGTCACGTATGTCCTCAGGTCACTCCCGCGGGTGATCTGCCGCTTACGCATAGTCCGTTCGGGCCATTCAAGATTGGGCCCGAAGGGGGTGTTGCGCTGTGCCCACCTTCCGTAACGTCCTCAACTGGCGGCGGTGAATATGCCGCTGCCGCCGTGGGGGAGCCTCGATTCGGGAGAGGACGGCGCCGGTATGGGCTGGGTAACCGACTGGAGTGCGCAGGCTGCCTGCCGCACTACCGATCCGGATGAACTGTTCGTTCAAGGAGCAGCGCAGAACAGGGCCAAGGCGGTGTGCACCGGATGCCCGGTGCGTACGGAGTGCCTGGCGGACGCGTTGGACAACCGCGTCGAGTTCGGCGTGTGGGGAGGAATGACGGAGCGTGAGCGCCGCGCGTTGCTGCGCAGGCGTCCGACCGTCACGTCGTGGCGCAGGCTGCTGGAGACCGCGCGCACGGAGTACGAGCGTGGCGCGGGCATTCTGCCCCTCGACGATGACGAGATCTACGAGAACTACGCGGCGGTGAGCTGAGGGCGACGGCCCCCTTCCGAACCACGTCGGTCGAGGGCGCCCTTGAGGTGTCGGCGCGTCGGGCAGGTGTGCCGGCTCTCGGGTGCCCCGAGGCGTGGAGCAACGGACGGGCTACGGTCCGGGTTTGACCGATCGGAATCCGACGGGTGCGACGCATCCGGCCGATCCGGCGATCCTGCCGATCGGTTCTGGCCGCGGTCCGATCCTTGGCCGCGATGCGATCCCTGGCCGGGTCGCGACGACCGTCGCGAGGTCTCGGCGGGACGTGCGGCCCTCGGACAGTCGTCGTTCCCGCGGTGAGCACCGGCCGGACCCCGCGGACGCACGGGCCTGCGGCCCTCGGAACCGGCGGTCGCTGGACGGCTGGACGGCTGGACGACAGAGCCGGACGACTGGACGACAGAATCGGCCGGCGTCCGACCCTACGGCTGCCGCGGCTGGAGACCGGTCGTCCGGCAGCCGTTCAGTCGTCAGAGGTGGGCAGCTCCGGCCTTATGGCCGCGAGCCGGTTGCCGATGTCTCGCAGACCTACCAGGTCATGGACATCACCGGGGAGCGCGGCCACCTCGGCCACGGCCACCTCGGGATGCAGCGCGGCGAAGCGATCACGCGTGCGCTGCTCGCGGGAGAGCAGTCGCATCCGCTCGGCATGCAACCTGAGCAGGCCTGACGTGAGCTGTTCCACGGTTGGATCCGGGGCGGGGGAGCCGTCCTCGGTGCCGTTCGTGGTGGGAGAGCCTGGACTGGCTGAACTGCCTGGGCTGTCTGCACTGTCGGAACTGGCTGAACTGCCTTGCGTTTCGGGAGAGTTACGGACTGCCTTCCCGTCCGTCTGATCCACAATGCGGGGCTCGTCAAGATTTTCCGCGGCGGCGAGCGCGCGCTCGGCGGACAGCTGGGCCGCGCCGCTGCCGTGCACCCGGTTGAGCACCAGCCCGGCCAGCGGCATGTCCTCGGCCGCCAGCCGCTCCACGAAGTACGCCGCCTCGCGCAGCGCGTCCCGCTCCGGCGCGGCCACCACGAGGAAGGCCGTGCCGGGCGCCTGGAGCAGCTTGTACGTGGCGTCCGCGCGTGTACGGAAGCCGCCGAACATGGAGTCCATGGCGGCCACGAACGTCTGCACGTCCCTCAGCAGTTGACCGCCGAGGAGTTTGCCGAGGGCGCCCGTCATCATCGACATGCCGACGTTCAGGAACTTCATGCCGGCCCGCCCGCCGACCTTCGCCGGCGCCAGCAGGACACGGATCAGCTTGCCGTCGAGGAACGAGCCGAGCCGCTTCGGGGCGTCCAGGAAGTCCAGCGCCGAGCGGGACGGAGGCGTGTCGACGATGATCAGGTCCCACTCGTCCCGGGCTCGCAACTGGCCCAGCTTCTCCATCGCCATGTACTCCTGCGTGCCCGCGAAGCCCGCCGAGAGCGACTGGTAGAAGGGGTTGCCCAGGATCGCGGAGGCCCGGTCGGGGTCCGCGTGCGCCTCGACGATCTCGTCGAAGGTGCGCTTCATGTCGAGCATCATGGCGTGCAGTTCGCCGTCCCCGTCGATGCCCTTCACCCGCCGCGGGGTGTTGTCCAGCGAGTCGATCCCCATGGACTGGGCGAGCCGCCGGGCCGGGTCGATGGTCAGCACGACCACCTTGCGACCGCGCTCGGCGGCCCGTACCCCGAGCGCCGCTGCCGTGGTCGTCTTGCCCACCCCGCCGGCGCCGCAGCACACCACGATGCGGGTCCGTGGGTCGTCGAGCAGGGGGTCGACCGCGAGCGGGCGGGCCGAGCCGATTACCCGGTGTCCGTCGTGGGAGGGGGCCGCGTCGTGCGTGGTGGCCGGGTCCGGAGTCATGAGATCCCTTGCTGACGCAGTTCCGTGGCCAGTTCGTACAGGCCCGCCAGATCCATTCCCTCGGCGAGCAACGGCAGTTCGTGCAGCGGCAGGCCCAGCTCGCCCAGTACGCCCCGCTGTTCGTGCTCCAGGGTGTACCGCTCGGCGTACTCCTCGGCCTGCGCGAGCAGCGGCTCGACCAGGCGTTCGGCGGTGCCCCCGCGCCGCGCGCCGCCCAGCCCCGCCGTGGAGAGCGACTTGGCGACGGCCGTACGCGGCACCGCGCGCGCGAACTCCAGCTCGTCGGCGTCCAGCACCTCGGGCCGCACCATGTTGACGATGATCCGTCCCACCGGCAGCTTCGCGGCCCGCAGCTCGGCGATGCCGTCCGCCGTCTCCTGGACGGGCATCTCCTCCAGCAGCGTCACCAGGTGGACGGCCGTGTCGGGGGATTTCAGGACCCGCATGACGGCCTGGGCCTGATTGTGTATCGGGCCGATCTTGGCCAGGCCCGCCACCTCGTCGTTGACGTTCAGGAAGCGGGTGATGCGTCCGGTGGGCGGCGCGTCCATCACCACGTGGTCGTACGTGAACCGCCCGCTCTTCTCCTTGCGGCGTACCGCCTCGCAGGCCTTGCCGGTCAGCAGCACGTCCCGGAGGCCGGGCGCGACGGTGGTGGCGAAGTCGATGGCGCCGAGCTTCTTCAGAGCCCGGCCCGCGCCGCCCAGCTTGTAGAACATCTGGAGGTAGTCCAGGAGGGCCAGTTCGGGGTCGATGGCCAGCGCGTACACCTCCCCGCCCCCGGGTGCCACCGCGATCTTCCGCTCCTCGTACGGCAGTGCCTCCGCCTCGAAGAGCTGCGCGATGCCCTGTCTGCCCTCGACCTCGACCAGGAGGGTGCGTTTCCCCTCGGTCGCGAGGGCGAGCGCGAGTGCGGCGGCGACCGTGGTTTTTCCGGTCCCGCCCTTGCCGCTGACGACCTGGAGCCTGCTCACGTATTCGAGCCTAACCAGTCGACGCTCGGCGTACGCGGG is drawn from Streptomyces bottropensis ATCC 25435 and contains these coding sequences:
- a CDS encoding YfjI family protein, whose translation is MTTHDANADLWEGFDHIEPEQITGPAWDEPVPLRARPPLPGFPVDVLPDWLGAMVRGVAEETQTPADLAGCLALAVLATAAGGRVKVCVRGHWREPVNIYTAVALPPGNRKSAVFDLMVKPLLDAEKALIELSGPVRAEAETLARLAKSAAEKAQGKAAGAEPEHRDTLTAEAVQLAQDADKMRIPAEPQLVADDVTPENVGTLLDEQGGRISCLSAEGELFDIIAGRYTGKPNMGMFLKGHAGDMLRVNRQGRSAQHVDSPAVTIGLAVQPEVLDALSRIDGADGRGLLARFLYSKPLSLVGSRNLTPALLDEQVAATYAKRLAGLTLALADWTDTALVQLTPEADAVLLAFQKVTESRLGPDGSFAPIVKWASKRDGAVARIAGLLHLATHPEDGWHKPIEASTMAAATELGDYFTAHALDVFSVMSADPAHESAVTVLAQLVSSNPTQFTKRELFRMLRRADFPAIGDLDPALALLEEHGWIRQQPPPPRTGRGGRPPSPRYETHPRITRGA
- a CDS encoding tyrosine-type recombinase/integrase codes for the protein MGYAESLGSYWRGRYKLAPGKYATVRDADGDAIRFRTKAAAKKAADAEEAKLLAGTKKAPRERITFGAYVNRWYAAQDLAASTMQNYRRHIEEHLLPAFEDFAIADILSTDIAAWEKRERAVPYAASSVKTWRATLHLILADAVDEGLRDSNPATKRRGRGKRAGRSRNRGPEKAVTTALGILLLAERMALLSGRDDEFVAGILKGYSGMRWGEIVGLEPEFVRPKSIRVEWQLYELDTGELHRCPPKDDSYRDIDTPGFLASLLASHVARTRPKPCECHGLAYVFRGHGTANGSVSRPGAKLVDVARRCGVSTGTVSNALNRPDAVAEPTRLKVLEAVSDLGYIRNAASGELAAHWRRSGFATWLFRPAATGRYPGRGSQEERPVPVVAEPWPGIPARGRGAATRAEVCWVPIAPGLTPHGLRHTHKTLMREVGTPPKLMDERMGHEDGSVQSRYDHITPGMRQALMTALTGMWEEALDARRTMSLGSPVTALDALLKAR
- a CDS encoding Pr6Pr family membrane protein; this encodes MTSPIPRDIPDLPAISGIPAPVKSVVPATAVVTPTRRRPAAVYRALVALAATAAVVIEMTLGSPLRAFSHFAVQSTALVALVFAASARGAWSARRPLPSWMTVGTVLYAVITALVHHLVLTRDATAFSMTMTSTGAPAAPTGWLALTDVAFHTAIPLAVVVDWLFLTRPAPPRLSLAAAWLLYPLGFLAFTLGRAALVTPDWPAPYLYPFLDVDRHGYKSVLGNALLLGLAFYALALLLIVVDHLRPDPVHPRRGRPDRPDRRPENRISSPAPGGLK
- a CDS encoding metallophosphoesterase: MQARYGVPLGIAAVGAAGVVYAAGIEARSFRLRRVTVPVLPPGMRPLRILQVSDIHMVSGQRKKQRWLRSLAGLRPDFVINTGDNLSDPEGVPEVLDALGPLMELPGAYVFGSNDYYGPTLRNPARYLLEKVQGRHGLNGNKPVVGAVHNPWEDLRDGFDGAGWLNLTNTRGTLKIEGMSVELTGLDDPHIKRDRYARVAGGPSDSADLSLAVVHAPYLRALDAFTADGYPLVLAGHTHGGQLCIPFYGALVTNCDLDTDRVKGLSTHTADGRTAYLHVSAGCGTSRYTPVRFACPPEASLLTLVARKG
- a CDS encoding GatB/YqeY domain-containing protein codes for the protein MTTLKSKLQEDLNAAIRERDELRSSTLRLTLTAITKEEVAGKEKRELSDDEVLKVITKEAKKRREAADAFAQGGRPESAEREKAEGAFLAEYLPKQLSDEELKQIVVQAVEEARAAGAEGPRAMGQVMKIVNPKVAGLAEGGRVAAIVKQQLMGA